The Oncorhynchus clarkii lewisi isolate Uvic-CL-2024 chromosome 20, UVic_Ocla_1.0, whole genome shotgun sequence nucleotide sequence cagtgttccattattaaagtggccagtgttccattattatagtgaccagtgttccattattaaagtgaccagtgttccattattaaagtgaccagcgttccattattaaaatgaccagtGTTACATgtctatatagggcagcagcctctaaggtgcagggtggaGTAACCTGGTGGTTgctggctagtgacagtgactaaagttAAGGGcaggctagtggtgactatttaacagtcttgacagccttgagatagaagctgtttttcagtctctgtcCTAGCATTTATGCACCTGGCCACcacttggccttcctgtgacaccgggagCTGTAGATGTGCTGGAGGGCAATCAGTTTGCCCCCAGTGACGCGTTGTGCAGACCATACCACCCTCTTGACGAGCTCTGCAATTCtggacggtgcagttgccgtaccaggcggtgatacagcctgacaggatgctctcaatgatgcATCTGTACAAGTTTGTGAGGATCTTAGGGGGCCAAGCTGAACTTCTTCAGCGTctttgaggttgaagagacgctgtgTGGGTGAACCGTTTCAGATTGTcaatgatgtgtacgccaaggaacttgaagctttcaccTTCTCTACTACGACCCTGTCAATgtgataggggcgtgctccctctgctgtctccggaagtccacgatcagctcatttgttttgttgacattgagggagggGGTATTTTCCTGGCAACCACTCCACCAGGGctgtcacctcctccctgtaggctgtctcgtcattgttggtaatcaagcccactactgttgtgttgtctgcaaacttgatgattgagttggagacaggCGTGGccgcgcagtcatgggtgaacaggaagtacaggagggggctgagcatgcacccttgtggggcccctgtgttaaggatcagcgaagtggaggtgttgtttcctaccttcaccacctgggggcggcctgtcaggaagtccaggacccagttgcacagggcggggttcagacccaggtccCTGAGCTTAATCATAaagctatggtgttgaaggctgagctgtagtcaatggacagcattcttacataggtatttctcttgtccagatgggatggggcattgtgcagtgcgatggcgattgcgtcattcgtggacctattggggcggtatacaAATTGCAGTGGGTTGGGTAAGGTggcggtgatatgatccttaagtAACAGAAGTGAAGCTAtaatcatttagttcagttacactGCATtaccaaacgtatgtggacacctgctcgtcgaacatctcattccaaaatcatgggcattaatatggagttggtcccacctttgctgctataacagcccccctccactcttctgggaatgctttccactagatgttggaacattgctgctataacagcctccactcttctgggaaggcttttccactagatgttggaacattgctgctataacagcctccactcttctgggaaggcttttccactagatgttggaacattgctgctataacagccttcactcttctgggaaggctttccactagatgttggaacattgctgctataacagcttccactcttctgggaaggctttccactagatgttggaacattgctgctataacagcctccactcttctgggaaggcttttccgctagatgttggaacattgctgcggggatttgcttccattcagccacaagagcattagtgaggttgagtactaatgttgggcgattaggcctggctcgcagtcggcgttccaattcatcccaaaggtgttcgatggggttaaggtcagtgctctgtgcaggccagtcaagttcttctacactaatcttaacaaaccatttctgtattgacctcgctttgtgtacggaggcattgtcatgctgaaacaggaaagggccttccccaaactgttgccacaaagttggaagcacttctggcatccaccaaacccagattcatccgtcggactgccagatgctgatcttaggcttgtgtgaggctgcccggccatggaaacccatttcatgaagctcccgacgaacagttcttgttgctgacgttgcttccagaggcagtttggaactcggtagtgagggttgcaaccgaggacaggcgattttttACTTGTTACGCAcatcagcactcggcggtcccgttctttgagcttgtgtggcctaccacttcaagtgctgagctgttgttgctcctagacatttccacttcacaataacatcacttacagttgaccgggggcagctctagcagggcagaaagtcactgagctcttcagtacgggccattccactgccaacgtttgtttatggagattgcatggctgtgtgctcgatatttatacacctgtcagcaacgggggTGGCTAAAATTGCCGAATCCactgatttgaaggggtgtccacacacaagtgtgtgtgtgtgtgtgtatatatatatatatatatatatatagtatgtatgtatgtatatatatatatatatatatatagtgtgtgtatatatatatatagtgtgtgtatatatatatatagtgtatgtatatatatatatagtgtatgtatatatacatatgtaaatatagtgtgtgtatatatatatatagtgtatgtatatatatgtatatatatatagtgtgtgtatatatatatatagtgtgtgtatatatgtatagtgtgtgtatatatatatacaatatatagtTTAGATACATTTTGTGTCTAAGATGATGCAGATAGACATGACCGCCTTGTTTCaggctcctaagcaactttgcacaagcatttcgctacaaccgcaataacatctgctaaacatgtgtatgcgaccaatacaattGTATTGTACTTAAATACAATGTTTATAGAGACGCCTGACATAACAATGTCTATGGAGCATTGAAGAAAGAAAAACGTGCTATTTCATATGACCTCTAAATGTCTTTCATTTATTTTAGTTTGTTTGTGGATGAACTGAATTTCCTGTTCAAGAATGAACAAAAATGTGACCATTCTTCCACTGGAATTCCAATTAGGGGTGACCTCGTCCCTATTTTAACAGTCCCCCATAAACAAAACTACTATAGCCCTATAAATACGTCTACGTTAGGTGTAAGCCTAACATGTCATTGGTCCGTTTTCTCTTTATGCATTCAACAAGAACAGGCGTACCGTTACATCTGAAGGACTGTATCGATGACATCACTATCATAGATGCAGCCGCAGGAGCTGTTTTTATACGGTCTTTGTTTAGCCGCGTGCTGCTGCTCGCCGGTCTCACCACGGCCACGCCTCCCACCGACGAGCTGTATAAATTCCAGACAACAGGCAGCTTTTCGCCTTCACGCCAGTTGAATTACAGAACGGCCTACAGCAAAGGTGCTTCTAATGATCTAGAGACATATAATATTTTGGGGGGAATCAGATAATGCaattagaatacagtatatttattCACAGTCTACGAGTGTATTCTTATTTTGTCTATTAAAAGGCGACGTTGTTGTTGTCTTCGGATCACTTAAATCCCAATAATGCCTTTTCCACCGATAAATCTCCAACGAATCTCGTCTCCTGGCAGAGAGCTGTTCCGGAAAAAGAAACAGACGGAGGAAAAAGACTCGGAGAAGGAAAAGATGTCGAGGTCTTGGACTACAGCCAATCTGAGGAATTTGGGGCGAAAACCCCAGCAACAGAAATGCAAACTCCCGATTCAGGAGACAGCCAGGAGTTCTTTAGACCTTCTAACTTTACCCAAACAATCTCAGGACTCGTGCAAGAGCGTTCCGCGTTCCAGTTCGGTGGAAGCCACCCCTCACCCGGACAGGAGTAAGCAGTCCTCGCGGAGTTCCGTGGGAAAGGACGAggcaggagaagaaagagagattaAATTCTCTCTGAGCCTCACACCGGAGGCCATTCTCGTTATTCAAAAGCGCAGTTTAGAAAAACAGATACTAGCCAAACAGCAGAAGTGTTGTGCGTCCGTGGACTTTCGGCACAGGCGAGTCTTTCCATCCAAACGCACTCAAGGTGGTTCCAAAAGCTCGACCATTCCCGTCGCCAATCTGCAACACGCAAAGGACATTACATCCATAGTAAAAATCTCTTTACTAAACGATCAATATAAATACGATGACGTGGAATATGAAGAAGAAGATGGAAATGTGGATGAGACGGTGGTGAGGAAATGCAAAGAATGGCTGAAAGGAGTTGAAAGCGCCTCTGCTTTTGTAAAAGTGGACAAAATATCTGCCCTTCCGCACCTAAAAAGCTGCTGACTACCGCTTGTGATATTATAGGACTTGTGATATGATGTGATATGAAAAGCTATGAACATTACACATTGTCGCCTACACAAAGGACATGGATCAATTTGTAGCCTGTCCACTGACACAGCTCACCGTTACGCACGGCGAACACTTTCCACACCAATGGGAATGCTGTTTTTTACGAGTCTATTTCTAATGGCAGAATTGAATACCCTTTTAATGTTGACACGGGCAGAATCCTGTGTTCTCTTCTTTTGCacgtgttttttattttattttattgaggcGTTTTTATTCGTTGGTTGGGTGGTTATGGGATCTGACGGAATGGTCTGAATGAGCGGCCTGCGATCCATGGACCCAGTTCCTTTGTGTCCAAGAACAATAGCTGTCAACTGCGACGACAGGGTTACTTTGTGCATTTATATAAATAAATGACcgtttctatttttattttaccctcTCAGAAGAggcaaatgttgttttttgttgttgcattgtctgGAAAAGTAaagtaaaacatgttttaatggTGGATCAGATTTGTACAGTATTTATTATGAGGGACAGGGGTTATGTTTGTATCCACTCAAATGTTTCCTTCTACTTGGATATTTCTTATGCAATCTACATTCACTACCAATaaacatttgatttatttcattaGTATAGAAATGACCTCTGACAGTTATGTGATTAAGAAACACAAtacaaaatcaaaataaatccaaTTGTATTTTATATGTCACATGCTTCATGTGCtttgtcacaacag carries:
- the LOC139375738 gene encoding proline-rich protein 18-like → MPFPPINLQRISSPGRELFRKKKQTEEKDSEKEKMSRSWTTANLRNLGRKPQQQKCKLPIQETARSSLDLLTLPKQSQDSCKSVPRSSSVEATPHPDRSKQSSRSSVGKDEAGEEREIKFSLSLTPEAILVIQKRSLEKQILAKQQKCCASVDFRHRRVFPSKRTQGGSKSSTIPVANLQHAKDITSIVKISLLNDQYKYDDVEYEEEDGNVDETVVRKCKEWLKGVESASAFVKVDKISALPHLKSC